A window of the Gossypium hirsutum isolate 1008001.06 chromosome A05, Gossypium_hirsutum_v2.1, whole genome shotgun sequence genome harbors these coding sequences:
- the LOC107904237 gene encoding PP2A regulatory subunit TAP46 produces the protein MGERKVEDMSLSALFEQARKIHLTVTESGADQDLVKKGCEVLEKCEDMITKLGLFSSNETKDDISTNNLKYLLVPFYLAELTEKLAQEERIQILKISQAKLKEFISFCEAMELVPQEELEASVQGASNSFADRRALKIACFRRQRAAEAKLTEIKERKERRGRSTKAATLSTPVEVGEDDLLDDDGEEEREAWLTTISLAICKAFDLLEMLKKEEEMLSAIKEKQLKDGEKEFSQAILDDRTKKAEAWHRDAAARARYTQPAAPITCATFAQNVIEGRANVSQAHDHKHQPMIFGPQSLIGGSLTSERERMAAQVFQPAYRMPTISIEEAGLREMEMMNKWQERNAKMFEEANSAWYKDKPKMGPSEDDEDDDAAQEKARAWDDWKDDNPRGAGNKKLTPCG, from the exons ATGGGAGAACGCAAAGTGGAGGATATGTCGTTGTCAGCTCTCTTCGAACAAGCTCGTAAGATCCATCTTACGGTCACGGAGTCCGGTGCTGATCAG GATCTGGTAAAGAAAGGATGCGAGGTGCTGGAGAAGTGCGAGGACATGATAACCAAGCTAGGGCTTTTCTCATCCAATGAGACCAAAGATGATATCAGCACCAACAATCTCAAGTACCTTCTG GTACCGTTTTATCTGGCAGAGCTGACGGAAAAGCTTGCGCAGGAGGAAAGGATACAGATTCTCAAGATTTCGCAAGCTAAATTGAAG GAATTCATTTCATTTTGTGAAGCAATGGAACTTGTACCACAGGAAGAGTTGGAAGCTTCTGTGCAAGGAGCTTCAAATTCTTTTGCTGACCGAAGAGCTTTGAAG ATTGCTTGTTTTAGACGCCAAAGGGCTGCAGAGGCAAAACTTACAGAAATAAAGGAGCGGAAGGAGCGGCGTGGACGTTCAACAAAAGCAGCTACCTTATCCACTCCTGTGGAGGTTGGAGAGGATGATCTGCTTGATGATGATGGGGAGGAGGAACGAGAG GCTTGGCTTACTACTATCTCATTGGCTATTTGTAAG GCTTTTGATCTGCTTGAAATGCTGAAGAAGGAAGAGGAAATGCTTTCTGCGATAAAGGAGAAACAGCTCAAG GATGGGGAAAAGGAATTTTCTCAGGCTATCCTTGATGATCGCACCAAGAAAGCAGAGGCATGGCATCGTGATGCTGCAGCTCGTGCACGGTATACTCAACCTGCAGCACCTATTACTTGTGCTACATTTGCTCAAAATGTTATTGAAGGAAGGGCAAATGTATCGCAAGCACATGACCACAAACACCAGCCAATGATCTTTGGACCACAAAGCCTTATAGGTGGGAGCCTAACAAGTGAAAGGGAAAGGATGGCAGCACAGGTTTTCCAACCTGCTTATCG GATGCCAACTATAAGCATCGAGGAAGCTGGTCTGAGGGAGATGGAAATGATGAATAAGTGGCAGGAGAGGAATGCAAAAATGTTTGAAGAAGCTAACTCAGCATGGTACAAGGACAAACCAAAGATGGGACCAAGTGAAGATGATGAAGACGATGATGCTGCCCAAGAGAAGGCACGAGCATGGGATGACTGGAAAGATGACAATCCTCGAGGTGCAGGCAATAAAAAGCTTACTCCCTGCGGGTGA
- the LOC107904236 gene encoding protein JINGUBANG, producing the protein MLFLLFCISYIRNMSDHQFCCSSYESQPSLPSVPCITSQLHLQHYYLSNIQHHCLTTLKGHTSYVSSLAFDGKFLYTGSSDKEIRLWKCNDLHSDFEFENLTNNIVVMGKGAVKSLVVLADKLFSAHQDHKIRVWKINNDGPDNQNYARLATLPTLSDRASKLLQPKNHVQIRRHKTCTWVHHVDTVSALALSRDETLLYSVSWDRTLKIWRTSDFKCLESVTNAHDDAINAVALSDDGDVYTGSTDKKIKVWRKIPGDKNHSLVATLEKHNSGINALAISLDGSTLYSGASDRSIVVWEKDDGGDGMAVAGALRGHTKSILCLAVVSDLVCSGSADKTIRIWRRGVDGNYSCLAVLEGHEGPVKCLAGAVDRSSRCDTSYVIYSGSLDCDIKVWQIIVPLPYGDLES; encoded by the coding sequence atgctttttcttcttttctgtaTATCTTATATAAGAAATATGTCAGACCATCAATTTTGTTGTTCAAGTTATGAATCTCAGCCAAGCCTCCCATCAGTTCCTTGCATCACCTCCCAACTTCACCTGCAACACTACTATCTTTCCAACATCCAACACCACTGCCTCACCACTCTAAAAGGCCACACCTCCTATGTCTCCTCTCTCGCCTTCGACGGAAAGTTCCTTTACACAGGCTCTTCTGATAAGGAAATTCGATTATGGAAGTGCAACGATCTCCACTCtgattttgaatttgaaaatttaaccaATAATATAGTGGTTATGGGAAAGGGTGCTGTGAAGTCCTTGGTAGTATTAGCTGATAAACTCTTCAGTGCTCACCAAGATCACAAGATACGGGTGTGGAAAATCAATAATGATGGCCCTGATAACCAAAACTACGCTCGGCTGGCAACGTTGCCGACATTAAGTGACCGCGCCTCAAAGCTTCTCCAGCCCAAGAATCATGTTCAAATCCGAAGACACAAGACATGCACCTGGGTCCATCATGTAGATACAGTATCTGCACTGGCTTTATCCAGAGATGAGACCCTGCTTTATTCTGTTTCCTGGGACAGGACACTCAAAATCTGGAGAACCAGTGATTTCAAATGCTTGGAATCAGTAACAAATGCTCATGACGATGCAATAAACGCAGTGGCATTATCCGATGACGGTGATGTTTACACAGGATCAACTGACAAGAAAATCAAGGTGTGGAGGAAAATCCCAGGAGACAAGAACCATTCTCTTGTTGCTACACTAGAAAAGCATAATTCGGGGATCAATGCTTTAGCTATAAGTCTTGATGGGTCTACTTTGTACTCCGGTGCCAGTGACAGGTCCATAGTTGTCTGGGAGAAGGACGATGGTGGCGATGGCATGGCAGTGGCTGGTGCCCTTAGGGGGCATACAAAGTCTATATTGTGTTTGGCTGTAGTGTCGGACTTAGTTTGCAGTGGTTCAGCAGATAAAACAATCAGAATCTGGAGGAGAGGGGTGGACGGAAATTACTCGTGTTTGGCAGTCTTGGAAGGGCATGAAGGCCCCGTTAAGTGCTTAGCTGGAGCGGTTGATCGTTCCAGCCGTTGCGATACATCCTATGTTATTTATAGCGGAAGCTTGGACTGTGACATCAAGGTGTGGCAGATTATTGTTCCCCTTCCCTATGGAGATCTtgaatcttga